The Terriglobales bacterium genome includes a window with the following:
- a CDS encoding pyridoxal phosphate-dependent aminotransferase gives MPSLSARAGRIAQSEIRVMSVECEKVCGVNLAQGVCDTPVPIEVRQAAEQAIELGHNSYTRLDGVHPLRQQIARKMLDFNGVGCDPEKEVVVTAGSTGAFYCACLALLNPGDEVILFEPYYGYHLHTVLSVDAVPVYVTLKAPDWKFWPEDVEKAITPRTRAIVVNSPANPSGRVFSRTELETIAELAKKHDLFVITDEIYEYFLYDDLQHLSMATLPGMRDRTITISGYSKTFSITGWRIGYAVADARWAHAIGYYSDLCYVCAPAPLQHGVAAGIALLKDDFYRELRTEYAKKRDLICSTLDEVGLTPSVPSGAYYVLSDASKLPGNSSKAKSMYLLEKTGVATVPGGAFYHDDAGENLIRFCFAKTQSDLENACERLRKL, from the coding sequence ATGCCGTCATTAAGTGCCCGCGCGGGGCGGATTGCGCAGTCGGAAATACGTGTGATGTCGGTGGAGTGCGAGAAGGTTTGCGGTGTGAACCTGGCGCAGGGTGTGTGCGATACACCTGTTCCGATCGAGGTGCGGCAGGCGGCAGAGCAGGCGATTGAACTGGGGCATAACTCGTATACGCGACTGGATGGGGTACATCCGCTGCGGCAGCAGATTGCGCGCAAGATGCTGGACTTCAACGGAGTGGGTTGCGATCCGGAAAAGGAAGTGGTGGTGACGGCGGGATCGACGGGCGCGTTCTACTGCGCGTGCCTGGCGCTGCTGAATCCGGGAGACGAGGTGATCCTTTTCGAACCTTATTACGGATATCACCTGCATACAGTGCTCTCGGTGGACGCGGTCCCGGTGTATGTGACTCTGAAAGCGCCGGACTGGAAGTTTTGGCCGGAGGACGTGGAGAAGGCGATCACGCCGAGAACGCGCGCGATTGTGGTGAACTCCCCGGCGAATCCGTCGGGAAGAGTGTTCAGTCGTACGGAACTGGAGACGATCGCGGAGTTGGCGAAAAAGCACGACCTGTTTGTGATCACGGACGAGATTTACGAGTACTTCCTTTATGACGACCTGCAACACCTGAGCATGGCCACATTACCCGGGATGAGAGACCGCACGATCACGATTTCCGGATACTCGAAGACGTTCAGCATTACGGGTTGGCGCATCGGGTATGCAGTGGCCGATGCGAGGTGGGCCCATGCGATCGGGTACTACAGCGATCTGTGCTACGTGTGCGCACCGGCACCGCTGCAACATGGGGTGGCCGCGGGGATTGCGCTGCTGAAGGATGATTTCTATCGAGAACTGCGGACGGAGTACGCGAAGAAGCGAGACCTGATCTGCTCGACGCTGGATGAGGTGGGGCTGACGCCCAGCGTTCCCAGCGGCGCGTATTACGTTCTGTCGGATGCGTCGAAGCTGCCGGGCAACAGCAGCAAGGCAAAATCGATGTACCTGCTGGAGAAGACCGGCGTGGCGACAGTGCCGGGCGGGGCGTTCTATCACGATGACGCCGGCGAGAATCTGATCCGGTTCTGTTTCGCGAAAACCCAATCCGATCTGGAAAATGCATGCGAGCGTTTACGGAAGCTGTGA
- a CDS encoding DUF1326 domain-containing protein — protein sequence MAVKKLLFVLLLFVVPSVFAQQISGDYIETRTADVYTGACFANGEVNLMGNEAIMGWRVTNGSWDGVKLDGLSAVAVVRAKATLGDPYANPYPAKSVLVIDDQASPQQRAALINFVHHMTGKLTDDVERVVDAPVDLSVAQSHDRHGKALLRAGNFVTVQTRPLNGNDHICGNEETYYPPLTKTTHAMPVVAMKDEYQGPGLNANWSNSGKRSAFVGTFAR from the coding sequence ATGGCTGTGAAGAAGCTTCTCTTTGTGCTCTTGCTGTTCGTCGTTCCTTCCGTTTTTGCCCAGCAGATCAGTGGCGACTACATTGAAACCCGTACGGCCGACGTCTACACCGGCGCGTGCTTCGCCAACGGGGAAGTGAACTTGATGGGCAACGAAGCCATCATGGGCTGGCGTGTCACCAACGGTTCATGGGACGGCGTTAAGCTCGACGGCCTCTCCGCTGTTGCCGTAGTACGGGCTAAGGCCACTCTTGGCGATCCTTATGCGAACCCATATCCCGCCAAGTCGGTGCTCGTTATCGACGATCAGGCCTCACCGCAGCAGCGTGCCGCGCTGATCAATTTCGTTCACCACATGACCGGCAAGCTCACTGACGACGTGGAGCGGGTTGTTGACGCACCCGTGGATCTCTCGGTTGCGCAAAGTCACGATCGCCACGGTAAAGCTTTGTTGCGTGCCGGTAATTTTGTGACCGTGCAAACACGTCCGCTGAACGGAAACGATCACATCTGCGGAAACGAAGAAACCTACTATCCGCCGCTTACAAAGACCACGCATGCCATGCCGGTGGTTGCCATGAAGGACGAATACCAGGGACCGGGCCTGAATGCCAATTGGTCGAACAGCGGCAAACGCAGTGCATTTGTCGGTACGTTCGCGAGGTAG
- a CDS encoding tautomerase family protein encodes MPLIEVKLIENVFTPEQKKQMITKLTDAMVAVEGENMRPVTWVIIEEIRGGDWALGGKALSAADVHAIAAGK; translated from the coding sequence ATGCCGCTGATCGAAGTCAAGTTAATCGAAAACGTTTTCACCCCCGAGCAGAAGAAACAGATGATCACCAAGCTCACCGATGCCATGGTCGCCGTCGAAGGCGAAAACATGCGCCCCGTCACCTGGGTCATCATCGAGGAAATCCGCGGCGGCGACTGGGCTCTGGGCGGTAAAGCCCTCAGCGCAGCCGACGTCCACGCCATCGCCGCTGGCAAATGA
- a CDS encoding deoxyribodipyrimidine photo-lyase — MKSSPNKSLEDLARDPRLTIRRRGAPVPGGCCVVYWMQRSQRGFDNPALDVAVHAANALNLPVVAYFAPVPFYPHANLRAYAFLAQGIPDIASDLAVRNVGFVLRRYPDHSLLRFCDEVNPALVVGDENPLREPNQWRTIASRKLKVPLWTVDSDVIVPSKLFEKAQYAAYHFRPRLKSLLDQFLLPCDNPKARVKWTPPNRFRSLPVDFDILDEWPIDRSVSPVSSFKGGSSEARRLLKEFLADKLRGYAERRNKPELDATTRLSPYLHFGHLSPLTIMLAARNADAPAEDKDSLFNELVVWRELAINLCWFNPLYDSFEVAEPWAHRTLLDHAQDPRPVVYTERQLENAETHDELWNAAQRQMVTHGWMHNVMRMYWAKKILEWTNSPAQAHQIAIALNDKYFLDGRDPNGYAGVAWAILGKFDRPWFERPIFGKIRYMSQASTGKKFNSKLYIEQNSGPELQKALF; from the coding sequence TTGAAGAGTTCGCCAAACAAGTCGCTTGAAGACCTCGCCCGTGACCCTCGCCTGACCATTCGCCGTCGCGGCGCGCCGGTACCCGGTGGGTGCTGTGTCGTCTACTGGATGCAGCGTTCGCAACGCGGCTTCGACAATCCCGCTCTCGACGTCGCCGTCCACGCCGCCAACGCCCTGAATCTCCCGGTGGTCGCCTATTTTGCGCCGGTCCCGTTTTATCCCCACGCCAATCTTCGCGCCTACGCATTCCTCGCTCAAGGCATTCCGGACATCGCCTCCGATCTCGCAGTTCGCAACGTCGGCTTCGTTCTTCGTCGCTATCCTGATCACAGCCTGCTCCGCTTCTGCGACGAAGTTAACCCCGCGCTCGTTGTCGGAGATGAAAATCCCCTTCGCGAGCCCAACCAGTGGCGCACCATCGCGTCCAGGAAACTCAAGGTCCCGCTCTGGACCGTCGACTCCGACGTTATCGTCCCCAGCAAGCTCTTCGAGAAAGCGCAATACGCCGCTTACCATTTCCGTCCACGCCTCAAATCTCTTCTCGACCAATTCCTCCTACCCTGCGACAACCCTAAGGCCCGAGTGAAATGGACTCCACCCAACCGTTTTCGCTCCCTGCCTGTCGACTTCGACATTCTCGACGAATGGCCGATTGATCGTTCTGTCAGCCCGGTATCGTCGTTCAAAGGTGGTTCCAGCGAGGCCCGTCGCCTGCTCAAGGAATTTCTCGCGGACAAGCTTCGCGGTTATGCCGAACGCCGAAACAAACCCGAACTCGACGCCACCACTCGACTCTCTCCTTACCTGCATTTCGGGCATCTCAGCCCGCTCACCATCATGCTCGCGGCTCGCAACGCCGATGCGCCCGCCGAAGACAAAGACTCGCTCTTTAACGAATTAGTGGTCTGGCGCGAACTCGCTATCAACCTTTGCTGGTTCAATCCGCTCTACGACTCCTTCGAAGTCGCCGAACCCTGGGCCCACCGCACTCTGCTCGACCATGCCCAAGACCCGCGCCCCGTCGTCTACACCGAGCGCCAACTCGAGAACGCAGAAACCCACGACGAACTCTGGAATGCCGCCCAGCGCCAGATGGTCACCCACGGCTGGATGCACAACGTGATGCGCATGTACTGGGCCAAGAAGATTCTCGAATGGACGAACTCCCCCGCGCAGGCGCACCAGATCGCCATCGCTCTCAACGACAAGTACTTCCTCGATGGACGCGACCCCAATGGCTATGCCGGCGTCGCCTGGGCCATACTGGGAAAGTTCGATCGCCCCTGGTTCGAGCGCCCCATCTTCGGGAAGATCCGCTACATGTCTCAGGCCAGCACGGGCAAAAAGTTCAACAGCAAGCTCTATATCGAGCAGAACAGCGGACCAGAGCTTCAAAAAGCCCTCTTCTAG
- a CDS encoding PAS domain-containing protein — translation MNEHQNLFVGGGEMGALMRSLDWSRTKLGPPENWPHSLRIALRILLGSGYPMYIAWGPEFTQFYNDGYRPILGKTKHPAALGIGTPETFREIWDFIGPMFHRVLAEGEATTLIDQCLFLDRNGYIEECYYTFSYSPIPHDDPEKVGGVFVTVIEVTERLIEERRLRTLSDLAARTSEARTEQQACKLAAEILENNLQDVPFSLIFLNDAAGDWKLAATSGCAQASGTLFENSAWPLAAEPRENAIVTDLVSRFGKVPLGAWNVPPHSAAVLPVISTGQHHPNAYLVAAINPHKEFDVSYRRFFERVAGQIASSIADAHAYQEERRRAEALARDVTEKKLAQESLKIAHDRLALAQQTANLATWDWNLIDGSITWADSSAPVYGSPVSEMTPIQKCVDRVVEEDRLATMRALQHAIDNRSEYNHEFRVRWPDGSIHWLVGRGRAIYDEAGRPIRVLGINWDITAHKLVEAELSSERRRLIELFQQAPAFIAGLRGPDFVFELTNASYQQLIGNRQVIGKRMRDALPEVQSQGVLHLLQKVYETGEPYVAQGFRLEIDRTPGQPLEERFLDFVYQPVRDSKGQVSGIIALGIDVTERRRAQEALVRSEKLAAVGRLAASIAHEINNPLEAVTNLLYLIENTEYHDETKRYAALADQELKRVSQIATQTLRFHRQSTAPSRTNLSNVVQSLLPLFQGRLSNTGIVIEKSMRATSPVFCLDGEIRQVFSNLIGNAIDAMPNGGYLMIRTRDGYRHSDGRGGVFVTIADTGLGMTPGVKSRLFDAFFTTKQGTGTGLGLWISKGIIDKHDGTIQFRSSQARGAHGTVFRVFLPYEAIIVEAPAHNMAVGF, via the coding sequence ATGAATGAGCATCAAAATCTCTTCGTAGGCGGCGGCGAAATGGGCGCGCTGATGCGCTCGCTCGATTGGTCGCGTACGAAGCTTGGGCCGCCCGAGAATTGGCCTCACTCCCTTCGCATTGCCCTCCGAATTCTCCTTGGCTCCGGCTACCCCATGTACATCGCGTGGGGTCCCGAGTTTACCCAGTTTTACAACGACGGCTACCGTCCCATTCTCGGCAAGACCAAGCATCCCGCCGCGCTTGGCATCGGCACGCCGGAAACGTTCAGGGAAATCTGGGATTTCATCGGTCCCATGTTCCACCGCGTCTTGGCCGAAGGGGAAGCCACCACACTCATCGACCAGTGCCTCTTTCTTGATCGCAACGGATACATCGAAGAGTGTTACTACACCTTCTCCTACAGTCCCATCCCTCATGACGACCCTGAGAAAGTTGGCGGCGTTTTTGTCACCGTCATTGAAGTCACCGAACGCTTGATCGAGGAGCGTCGTCTTCGCACTTTGAGCGATCTTGCCGCCCGCACCTCTGAAGCGCGAACCGAGCAGCAGGCTTGCAAACTTGCCGCGGAAATCCTGGAGAACAACCTTCAAGATGTACCGTTCAGCTTGATTTTTCTGAACGACGCCGCTGGTGATTGGAAGCTCGCTGCTACTTCGGGCTGTGCTCAGGCATCTGGCACTCTCTTCGAAAATTCCGCTTGGCCACTTGCAGCAGAGCCGCGGGAAAATGCGATTGTCACCGATCTCGTTTCACGGTTCGGCAAAGTTCCTCTTGGTGCCTGGAACGTGCCGCCGCACAGTGCAGCCGTCCTGCCCGTCATTTCGACCGGTCAGCATCACCCGAACGCCTACCTCGTCGCCGCTATCAACCCTCACAAGGAGTTTGACGTTTCGTACCGGCGTTTCTTTGAACGCGTTGCCGGCCAGATCGCCAGTAGCATCGCCGACGCTCACGCCTACCAGGAAGAACGGAGGCGTGCGGAAGCCCTCGCTCGCGACGTCACTGAAAAGAAGCTTGCGCAGGAATCCCTCAAGATCGCCCACGACCGGCTCGCCCTCGCGCAGCAGACGGCAAACCTCGCAACCTGGGATTGGAACCTCATCGACGGTTCCATCACCTGGGCTGATAGTAGTGCACCCGTCTATGGCTCGCCGGTTTCCGAGATGACGCCGATCCAGAAGTGCGTGGACCGCGTCGTCGAAGAAGACCGCCTTGCAACCATGCGAGCTCTCCAGCACGCCATCGATAACCGTTCCGAGTACAACCACGAGTTCCGCGTGCGTTGGCCCGACGGCTCCATTCACTGGCTCGTCGGACGCGGTCGCGCCATCTACGACGAGGCCGGCCGGCCAATTCGCGTGCTAGGCATCAACTGGGACATCACAGCGCACAAGCTGGTCGAAGCCGAGCTCTCCAGTGAACGACGCCGGCTCATTGAACTCTTCCAGCAGGCGCCGGCGTTCATCGCCGGTTTGCGCGGGCCTGACTTCGTATTCGAACTGACGAACGCCTCATACCAGCAACTCATCGGCAACCGTCAGGTTATAGGTAAACGCATGCGCGACGCATTGCCCGAGGTCCAAAGTCAGGGTGTGCTTCACCTGCTTCAGAAGGTTTACGAAACAGGTGAGCCCTATGTCGCCCAAGGCTTCCGGCTCGAGATCGATCGCACGCCAGGACAGCCGCTCGAAGAGCGCTTCCTCGATTTCGTATATCAGCCGGTACGCGACAGTAAAGGACAGGTCTCCGGCATCATTGCGCTCGGCATCGACGTCACCGAACGCCGTCGTGCCCAGGAGGCACTCGTGCGTAGTGAAAAGCTGGCCGCCGTCGGACGCCTCGCCGCTTCCATCGCCCACGAGATCAACAATCCTCTCGAGGCCGTAACCAACCTTCTTTACCTCATCGAAAACACGGAGTATCACGACGAGACGAAGCGTTACGCCGCCTTGGCCGATCAGGAACTTAAGCGTGTGTCACAGATCGCGACGCAAACGCTCCGTTTCCATCGTCAATCCACAGCCCCATCCCGCACCAATCTCTCCAACGTAGTTCAGTCTCTGCTCCCGCTCTTCCAGGGACGCCTCAGCAACACCGGCATCGTCATCGAGAAATCCATGCGGGCCACCTCGCCCGTTTTCTGTCTCGATGGAGAAATTCGCCAGGTCTTCAGCAACCTCATTGGTAACGCGATCGATGCCATGCCCAACGGTGGATATCTGATGATTCGCACGCGCGACGGCTACCGCCACAGCGATGGCCGGGGCGGCGTCTTTGTCACCATCGCTGACACGGGTCTCGGCATGACCCCCGGCGTCAAGAGCCGTCTCTTCGACGCCTTCTTCACTACCAAGCAGGGAACCGGTACCGGACTCGGCCTATGGATTTCTAAGGGCATCATTGACAAGCACGATGGCACCATTCAGTTCCGCAGCTCCCAAGCCCGGGGCGCCCACGGCACCGTCTTCCGAGTGTTTCTACCCTATGAAGCGATTATCGTCGAAGCCCCGGCCCACAACATGGCCGTCGGCTTCTGA
- a CDS encoding penicillin-binding transpeptidase domain-containing protein: MIRLLAVILFLIPSCFGADLEAALARLMRGRSGTAVVMNVASGKILASYHPEVAARRLARPGSTFKVFTLLSLIESGKVRANESFVCRRNLRVGRHNLSCSHPESGALQAVSALAYSCNDYFATSGSRLTAEELRQAFAKAGFTSATGLQKGEATGSIKLARTDEERKLQAIGEGEMKITPLELLTAFRSLALRRTSTDARKAERTVFAGLEASTEYGMGRLASPKGMKVAGKTGTSRTEGGSWTNAWFAGYAPADKPQVTVVVFLERGTGPGDAAPIAGEIFEAWKQSAR; the protein is encoded by the coding sequence GTGATCCGGCTGCTCGCAGTCATTCTCTTTCTGATTCCTTCGTGTTTTGGCGCCGATCTGGAAGCGGCTCTGGCGCGGTTGATGCGCGGGCGCTCGGGGACGGCTGTAGTGATGAACGTCGCTTCCGGGAAAATCCTCGCCTCCTATCACCCGGAAGTCGCGGCTCGACGGCTCGCAAGGCCGGGTTCGACCTTCAAGGTCTTCACGCTATTGTCGCTAATCGAGAGTGGCAAGGTGCGCGCGAATGAGTCGTTTGTGTGCCGCCGGAACCTGCGCGTTGGGAGGCACAATCTTTCGTGTTCGCATCCGGAGTCGGGCGCATTGCAGGCGGTATCGGCGCTGGCGTATTCGTGCAATGACTACTTTGCGACTTCAGGATCGCGCCTCACGGCGGAGGAGTTGCGGCAGGCGTTTGCGAAGGCGGGGTTCACTTCGGCGACCGGATTGCAGAAGGGTGAGGCGACAGGATCGATCAAACTGGCGCGAACCGATGAGGAACGCAAGTTGCAGGCTATCGGCGAAGGCGAGATGAAGATCACGCCGCTGGAACTGCTGACCGCGTTTCGGTCGCTTGCGTTACGGCGTACCTCGACCGATGCGAGGAAGGCGGAGCGAACGGTATTCGCCGGACTGGAGGCTTCGACCGAGTACGGCATGGGAAGACTGGCGTCGCCAAAGGGAATGAAAGTCGCAGGAAAGACAGGCACTTCGAGAACAGAGGGCGGATCGTGGACAAACGCGTGGTTCGCGGGATACGCGCCAGCGGACAAGCCGCAAGTGACGGTCGTCGTTTTCCTGGAGCGCGGAACAGGGCCGGGCGATGCGGCTCCGATTGCAGGTGAAATCTTCGAAGCATGGAAGCAGAGCGCAAGGTGA
- a CDS encoding vanadium-dependent haloperoxidase has product MFARRSKVFCSTLILIAAFALTAVPAQADTASEWIQVANDTVLAGGTNPLVTTRVMGIVGASMFDALNGIERRYTPIHVTPDAPFGASRRAAVIQAAYTALVAMYPNQQGTLTIKREAALAALTNGGNGGVSVARGLEWGEHVANQILAWRATDGFTPAPPPYTGSTEIGKWRPTPPGLAPGAAPQFATMTPWFMTAPSQFRPSAPPSLDSAAYADAYNEVKTIGELTSSTRTAEQTYVSFFWSGNTTLYWNRIARQVAAQRELSLSQESLLFGTLNVAIADAGIACWDAKYYYSAWRPVTAIPLADQDSNPATDAQLGWTPLLTTPAHPEFPSGHSTLSGAAAAVLIKYFGDSANFSVASEVRPGTRSFTSFTDALLENNDSRIFGGIHYRPACTVGNQIGASVANHVMQTGFQRLRGNTD; this is encoded by the coding sequence ATGTTCGCCAGAAGAAGCAAAGTCTTTTGTTCCACCCTCATCTTGATCGCTGCTTTCGCCCTCACCGCTGTGCCGGCGCAGGCAGATACCGCCAGCGAATGGATCCAGGTCGCCAACGACACGGTTCTCGCCGGCGGCACCAACCCGCTTGTCACCACCCGTGTCATGGGCATCGTCGGCGCGTCCATGTTCGACGCCCTCAACGGCATCGAGCGCCGCTATACCCCCATCCACGTTACGCCCGACGCACCCTTCGGGGCCTCGCGTCGTGCTGCCGTCATCCAGGCCGCTTACACCGCGCTCGTCGCCATGTACCCGAATCAGCAGGGCACGCTCACCATCAAGCGCGAAGCCGCTTTAGCCGCGCTTACCAACGGTGGTAATGGCGGTGTCTCCGTCGCGCGCGGACTCGAGTGGGGAGAGCACGTCGCCAACCAGATCCTCGCTTGGCGCGCCACTGACGGCTTCACCCCCGCGCCTCCGCCTTACACCGGGTCCACTGAGATCGGCAAGTGGCGTCCCACTCCTCCGGGCCTCGCCCCCGGCGCTGCGCCTCAGTTCGCAACCATGACGCCGTGGTTCATGACCGCCCCCAGCCAGTTCCGTCCGTCCGCGCCTCCGTCGCTCGACAGCGCCGCTTATGCCGACGCCTACAACGAAGTCAAAACCATCGGCGAACTCACTTCATCCACCCGCACCGCCGAGCAAACCTACGTCTCATTCTTCTGGAGCGGCAACACCACGCTCTATTGGAATCGCATCGCCCGTCAGGTTGCGGCCCAGCGTGAACTGAGCCTCTCGCAGGAATCGCTGCTCTTCGGCACGCTCAACGTCGCCATCGCCGACGCCGGCATCGCCTGCTGGGACGCCAAGTACTACTACAGCGCGTGGCGCCCGGTCACGGCCATCCCGCTCGCCGATCAGGACAGCAATCCCGCCACCGACGCTCAACTCGGCTGGACTCCGCTCCTCACCACGCCCGCTCACCCCGAGTTCCCCTCCGGACACTCGACCCTCAGTGGTGCAGCCGCCGCCGTGCTGATCAAGTACTTCGGAGACAGCGCCAACTTCTCCGTCGCATCGGAAGTCCGTCCCGGAACGCGCTCGTTTACGTCGTTCACCGACGCTCTTCTCGAGAACAACGACTCTCGCATCTTCGGCGGAATTCACTATCGCCCGGCGTGCACCGTCGGCAACCAGATCGGCGCATCCGTCGCCAACCACGTCATGCAGACCGGCTTCCAGCGTCTGCGCGGCAACACCGACTAA
- a CDS encoding AraC family transcriptional regulator: MDALSEVLNAVKMEGAVFYNAEFTAPWGFRSPQSCNIASFLGKGTKHIIIYHLVTEGRATAKTDDDTCRIPLIPGDIVVFPHGDAHTIFNGSPMEMIGGSEGQMKRVFGRGMKLARAGGGGEPTRFVCGYMECDRELSKGFLGGLPPLFKVNIRNDDAGKWLEGSIKFSAEQAAEERAGGDAVLAKLSEALFVETLRRYMMELPGEQTGWLAGARDPLVGQALAFLHREPARSWTIAEVAKEVGASRSVLAERFRHFLGEPPMTYLMRWRLQLGAQMLHSTSYSVAQIADEVGYESEPAFNRAFKREYGMPPARFRVQTKKAKRASAASVQ; the protein is encoded by the coding sequence ATGGATGCACTTTCAGAAGTGTTAAATGCAGTGAAGATGGAAGGCGCAGTCTTCTACAACGCCGAGTTCACGGCGCCATGGGGATTTCGTTCGCCACAATCGTGCAACATCGCGAGCTTTCTGGGTAAGGGGACGAAGCACATCATCATCTACCACCTGGTGACGGAAGGACGCGCGACGGCGAAGACGGACGACGACACGTGCAGAATTCCACTGATTCCCGGGGACATCGTGGTGTTCCCGCATGGAGATGCGCACACGATCTTCAATGGATCGCCGATGGAGATGATCGGCGGCAGCGAAGGTCAGATGAAGCGCGTGTTCGGGCGCGGCATGAAACTAGCACGCGCGGGTGGCGGCGGCGAACCGACGAGGTTCGTCTGCGGGTATATGGAATGCGACCGCGAGTTGAGCAAGGGATTCCTTGGCGGACTGCCACCACTGTTCAAGGTGAACATCCGCAACGATGACGCGGGAAAGTGGCTGGAAGGATCGATCAAGTTTTCGGCGGAGCAAGCGGCGGAAGAGCGCGCAGGCGGAGACGCGGTGCTGGCGAAGTTGTCGGAGGCGTTATTCGTGGAAACACTGCGACGATACATGATGGAGTTGCCGGGTGAGCAGACGGGCTGGCTGGCCGGGGCACGCGATCCGCTCGTCGGACAGGCGCTGGCGTTTCTGCACCGTGAGCCGGCGCGTTCGTGGACGATCGCTGAGGTGGCGAAAGAGGTGGGGGCGTCGCGCTCGGTGCTGGCGGAGAGGTTCCGGCATTTCCTGGGAGAGCCTCCGATGACGTACCTGATGCGCTGGCGGCTGCAACTGGGCGCGCAGATGCTGCACTCGACAAGCTACAGCGTGGCGCAGATCGCGGATGAGGTGGGGTATGAGTCGGAGCCGGCGTTCAACAGAGCTTTTAAACGCGAGTACGGCATGCCTCCGGCCCGGTTCCGCGTTCAGACGAAGAAGGCCAAACGGGCTTCGGCGGCATCGGTTCAATAA